One segment of Leptospiraceae bacterium DNA contains the following:
- a CDS encoding DEAD/DEAH box helicase encodes MKFEELKINENMLRVFNEIGYVELTPIQEQSIPFGLEGRDITGLAQTGTGKTLAFLIPIVNKILNENPVGPVALILAPTRELVMQICDEAKRLLKYSDKKVSTIIGGTDYKEQLQDIEDKTEIIVATPGRLIDHIKSGKLSLANINFFVLDEADRMFDMGFIKDIRYVMKKCPDNKQVMLFSATLSYYVIRLASEYLRDPVEVSIVSEKVVTDNIDQKLIHLGRDEKLPYLVNLILNDTDEGLGIIFTNLKMMVPEIVNRLSRFGIPATGISSLLDQKKRVRLLKDFKFGKYKYMVATDVASRGIDVDNIKVVYNFDLPMDTENYVHRIGRTARAGKKGKSVSFCSERDYAEVEKIEKFLGNKLDTIQVEETYLKFPEGEFTPFVGEKLKGEPNPKQNNKPNRNSNYKGKNSFPPRKREDNSFQPKRKEEGSKEDNFRKDKFKKAKPAHYKKEIINPLEEAKLYLQKADSMLGTEKPKTNTHPSKKETHVNQKDKVHRVKTTKPYEPKKQKYDKTKRNLFDINETNNGNPKKPVSIWKKIKSIFGR; translated from the coding sequence ATGAAATTTGAAGAATTAAAAATTAATGAAAATATGCTACGAGTCTTTAACGAAATAGGCTACGTAGAATTAACCCCGATTCAAGAACAATCTATTCCATTTGGATTAGAAGGTAGAGACATTACAGGACTAGCTCAAACTGGTACTGGAAAAACTTTGGCGTTTTTGATACCAATTGTAAATAAAATTTTAAACGAAAATCCCGTCGGGCCTGTTGCATTAATCCTTGCTCCTACACGAGAATTAGTAATGCAAATTTGCGATGAAGCCAAAAGGTTACTAAAATATTCGGATAAAAAAGTTTCGACCATTATTGGTGGAACTGACTACAAAGAACAATTACAAGATATTGAAGATAAAACTGAAATTATTGTAGCTACACCGGGTAGATTAATTGACCATATTAAATCGGGGAAACTCTCTCTTGCAAATATTAACTTTTTTGTACTCGATGAGGCTGATAGAATGTTTGACATGGGGTTTATCAAAGATATCCGCTATGTAATGAAAAAATGTCCAGATAATAAACAGGTAATGTTATTTTCAGCAACACTTTCCTATTATGTAATACGACTTGCCTCTGAGTATCTAAGAGATCCAGTCGAAGTTTCTATTGTCTCAGAAAAGGTAGTTACTGATAATATTGATCAAAAACTAATTCATTTAGGTAGAGATGAAAAACTTCCCTATTTGGTGAATTTAATTTTAAATGATACCGACGAAGGTTTAGGAATAATTTTTACAAATTTAAAAATGATGGTTCCAGAAATTGTAAATAGACTTTCTCGGTTTGGCATTCCTGCTACTGGAATTTCATCTCTTTTAGATCAGAAAAAAAGAGTTCGACTATTAAAAGATTTTAAGTTTGGAAAATACAAATACATGGTAGCCACAGACGTTGCATCTAGAGGAATCGATGTCGACAACATTAAAGTTGTGTATAACTTTGATTTACCGATGGACACAGAAAACTATGTTCATCGAATTGGTCGTACGGCTCGTGCCGGAAAAAAAGGAAAGTCTGTAAGTTTTTGTTCCGAGAGAGATTATGCTGAAGTTGAAAAAATCGAAAAGTTCTTGGGAAATAAATTGGATACAATTCAAGTAGAGGAGACTTATCTGAAGTTTCCGGAAGGAGAATTTACTCCATTTGTCGGCGAAAAACTCAAAGGGGAACCAAACCCAAAACAGAACAATAAACCAAATAGAAATTCAAATTATAAAGGTAAAAATTCATTTCCACCTAGAAAAAGAGAAGACAACTCGTTCCAACCTAAACGAAAAGAGGAAGGTTCTAAAGAAGACAATTTTAGAAAGGATAAGTTTAAAAAAGCAAAACCTGCACATTATAAAAAAGAAATTATCAATCCATTAGAAGAAGCAAAATTATATTTGCAAAAAGCAGATTCGATGTTAGGGACAGAAAAACCGAAAACAAACACACACCCTTCCAAAAAAGAAACTCATGTAAATCAAAAAGATAAAGTCCACCGAGTAAAAACAACCAAACCATACGAACCTAAAAAACAAAAGTATGATAAAACAAAACGAAATCTATTTGATATCAATGAAACTAATAACGGTAATCCCAAAAAGCCGGTATCAATTTGGAAAAAAATAAAATCAATTTTTGGTCGATAG
- a CDS encoding N-acetylmuramoyl-L-alanine amidase yields MEKNKINFWSIGFVLLFFGIVSMQAETIPLEKGYVRFNELKKILPGLQYTLDPIIFIGEIRYKSSTEFKFRIDSTYYIHKNNIESLTKPILYKGKELYLPKDIVEAIFIYLVDTEVSYRFSEDSLIMNMYKKVVVNPEDIGLKHLIIDAGHGGKDPGATAVNGEFEKTYTLKIAKMVKKYIKKKFPKLKIKFTRKKDEYVALEDRAKIANKSLKVSRDTIFISLHCNSTPTPEKSPRGFEVYYLAQTYPMESTRESSIISSQLIDIRRDPKVQYIQSGMLSSVIQRRSILLAKAIDSKLKESLESKLMSRGVKKNNYQVLRGSMMPAVLIELGFISHPEDVKMLEEKSVQLKLAEGIAEGIKNYVMAKN; encoded by the coding sequence TTGGAAAAAAATAAAATCAATTTTTGGTCGATAGGATTTGTATTACTTTTCTTTGGGATTGTTTCCATGCAAGCCGAAACAATCCCGTTAGAAAAGGGATACGTTCGTTTTAATGAACTTAAAAAAATACTTCCCGGGCTACAGTACACTCTCGATCCAATAATTTTTATAGGAGAAATCCGATACAAATCAAGTACAGAATTTAAATTTAGAATTGATTCAACTTATTATATTCATAAAAATAATATAGAGAGTCTAACAAAGCCTATCCTCTACAAGGGTAAAGAATTGTATCTGCCCAAAGATATTGTAGAGGCAATTTTTATTTACCTAGTAGATACAGAAGTGTCTTATCGTTTTTCAGAAGATTCCTTGATTATGAATATGTATAAAAAGGTGGTAGTGAATCCAGAAGATATTGGTTTAAAACATTTAATAATTGATGCAGGCCATGGCGGTAAAGATCCGGGTGCTACTGCGGTGAATGGTGAATTCGAAAAAACGTACACTCTTAAAATTGCTAAAATGGTAAAAAAATACATTAAGAAAAAATTTCCAAAGTTAAAAATTAAATTCACCAGAAAAAAAGATGAATACGTTGCGTTAGAAGATAGAGCAAAAATTGCAAATAAAAGCCTAAAAGTGAGTAGGGATACAATTTTTATAAGTTTACATTGTAATTCTACCCCGACCCCAGAAAAAAGTCCGAGAGGATTCGAAGTATATTATTTAGCTCAAACATATCCTATGGAGTCAACTCGGGAGAGTTCGATTATATCCAGTCAGTTAATAGATATTCGGCGAGATCCAAAAGTCCAGTATATCCAAAGTGGTATGTTATCCTCCGTAATACAACGTAGAAGTATTCTATTAGCTAAAGCTATTGATTCTAAATTAAAAGAATCACTTGAATCAAAATTGATGAGTCGCGGTGTCAAAAAAAACAATTACCAAGTACTTCGAGGTAGTATGATGCCTGCGGTATTGATTGAATTAGGATTTATTAGTCATCCAGAAGATGTAAAAATGCTCGAAGAAAAATCTGTACAATTAAAATTGGCAGAGGGAATTGCAGAAGGAATTAAAAATTATGTTATGGCAAAAAATTAA
- the rfbD gene encoding dTDP-4-dehydrorhamnose reductase, with protein MNLKGKHILITGGNGMLASDLISELEKENCKVTSIDIDELDICNEKAVHGKLAALKPHILINCAAYTAVDKCETEPIAFEINGTALKYLSEASANNKIKLVHFSTDYIFSGIFESPIPEDMKPIPINKYGQGKLKGEQNILNTKSLNFLLCRIQWLYGKNGKNFINTIIKLSKDKKEINVVNDQIGRPTSTLYISQLIVTALKKDLAGIYHLGPKNECSWYDLASYVLKNTDCKVNPIPSSAYPTPALRPKYSVLGLEKIKSALQGDPLLDRKWEDLVDDYLRITSD; from the coding sequence ATGAATTTAAAAGGTAAACATATATTAATTACCGGCGGAAATGGTATGTTAGCCTCTGACTTAATATCTGAATTAGAAAAAGAAAATTGTAAAGTGACATCAATCGATATTGATGAATTAGATATTTGCAATGAAAAAGCAGTGCACGGAAAATTAGCTGCATTAAAACCACATATTCTAATTAATTGCGCTGCATATACTGCCGTTGATAAATGTGAGACTGAACCTATCGCATTTGAAATCAATGGAACTGCATTAAAATATCTTTCGGAAGCATCAGCAAATAATAAAATCAAACTAGTCCATTTTTCTACTGACTATATTTTTTCAGGAATTTTCGAATCTCCTATTCCTGAAGATATGAAACCCATTCCGATTAATAAATACGGACAAGGAAAACTAAAAGGAGAACAGAATATATTAAATACAAAGAGTCTAAATTTTTTGCTTTGTAGAATACAATGGCTCTATGGAAAAAATGGGAAAAATTTTATTAATACAATCATTAAACTATCTAAAGATAAAAAGGAAATAAACGTAGTAAATGATCAAATTGGAAGACCAACGTCTACTCTCTATATATCCCAATTAATTGTTACTGCATTAAAAAAAGATTTGGCAGGCATTTATCATCTTGGACCTAAAAATGAATGTTCTTGGTACGACCTAGCATCGTATGTATTAAAAAACACAGATTGCAAAGTAAATCCAATCCCATCGAGTGCTTATCCTACGCCCGCTCTTCGACCAAAGTATTCTGTATTAGGTTTGGAAAAAATTAAATCCGCATTACAAGGAGATCCTTTATTGGATAGAAAATGGGAGGATTTAGTTGACGATTATTTACGGATTACTTCCGATTAA
- a CDS encoding class I SAM-dependent methyltransferase, producing the protein MSLFKLTAHPKFPNYYKYCENTGTCFYTQAKERVYSNSYFLEEYKAQYKKTYYEDELALRELAKRRLAILERYNIPKKTNLLEIGSAAGFFLDEAKKLGYQTKGIEISESEVKYSRDKLGLDAESISFLDYSTDSKFDCIAAFFVLEHFPDQEKVLTKIFSMLNEGGFVFLALPSLYGPTFTTNPEEWFRTHPEDHFADYSPLSLKKVFQFFEAKVLHCEPMSFHVSRDKGFRGKYPFKIFYNSLAKLTSYGDTLQILAKRR; encoded by the coding sequence ATGAGTTTATTTAAGTTAACAGCCCACCCAAAATTTCCAAACTACTATAAATATTGTGAAAATACAGGAACCTGTTTCTATACCCAAGCCAAAGAGAGAGTTTATTCTAATTCTTATTTTCTAGAAGAATACAAAGCTCAATACAAAAAGACTTACTACGAAGATGAATTGGCTCTTCGTGAACTCGCAAAAAGACGTTTGGCAATATTAGAAAGATATAATATTCCAAAAAAAACCAATCTACTTGAAATTGGCTCTGCGGCCGGTTTCTTTCTCGATGAAGCAAAAAAACTTGGATATCAAACAAAAGGCATTGAAATTTCAGAATCTGAAGTCAAATATTCTAGAGACAAACTAGGATTAGACGCTGAGAGTATTTCTTTTTTAGATTATTCGACAGATTCGAAGTTTGATTGCATAGCTGCCTTTTTTGTCCTAGAGCATTTCCCAGATCAGGAAAAAGTTTTAACAAAAATATTTTCAATGTTAAACGAGGGGGGTTTTGTATTTTTAGCCCTGCCTTCTCTTTACGGACCAACATTCACAACCAATCCAGAAGAATGGTTCAGAACTCATCCAGAAGATCATTTCGCAGATTACTCACCATTATCCCTAAAGAAAGTGTTTCAATTTTTTGAGGCTAAAGTTTTACACTGTGAACCAATGTCATTTCATGTTTCTCGTGACAAAGGATTTCGTGGAAAATACCCATTCAAAATTTTCTACAACTCACTTGCCAAACTCACTTCCTATGGGGATACACTACAAATACTGGCAAAAAGAAGATAA
- a CDS encoding DUF952 domain-containing protein, whose translation MNELSNPNPEFIFHLVPKMDFFTQIQDNIYTPKRFSQDGFIHCTYGEDLTILVANDYFSKELELLILKISLNKVKAKVRFEAPKPIPGGKSSHLQVNSLYPHIYGSLNLDSIEGIAKLPKINYVFHFPKVFKYYSEIKDGKI comes from the coding sequence ATGAATGAACTATCAAACCCAAATCCAGAATTTATATTTCACCTAGTTCCTAAAATGGATTTTTTTACGCAAATTCAAGACAATATCTATACTCCGAAACGATTTTCGCAAGATGGATTCATTCATTGTACTTACGGAGAGGATCTTACCATTCTTGTGGCAAATGATTATTTTTCCAAAGAACTGGAGTTACTAATTTTAAAAATTTCTTTAAACAAAGTAAAAGCAAAAGTACGATTTGAAGCTCCGAAACCAATTCCCGGCGGTAAAAGTTCCCATCTACAGGTTAATTCTCTTTATCCACATATCTACGGAAGTTTAAACTTAGATTCAATCGAAGGAATTGCAAAATTACCCAAAATAAACTATGTGTTTCATTTTCCAAAAGTTTTCAAATATTACTCTGAAATTAAAGATGGTAAAATATGA